The window CCTCCGGATCCTTAGGCCTCGGAATTCGTCTCTACTAATAAATAGTTTGTTTTCGAACTATGGGTCGTGCCAAAACAGAGTGCCACGCCCATCACCAATTCGGATGTCAAATATCGAACCAATGTTGTTTTTGAGCTTCAATATCTTCTTTAATGACCAAGCTATGTCGTCGGTAATTTTGCACGTCCATATGCTCATTTCACGTTTCAAAAACTGGGagtgcacccatttgacccataagGAATCCTGCTTAGATTGTAAGGCCCATAAATGCTTGTAAGTAACAGCACGATTCCATTCGACACAATTCTTCAAACCCACACCTCCTTCGTCCTTAGGTTTACACACATCAGTCCACTTGACTTTTTTCCCCCACGGCCATGAGTGCCCCAAATAAAGTCCCGTAATAATGTATCAAGCTCCCGCATCACCTTCTTAGAAAGAATAATTTGTTGAAACTAATACCCGATACGCCCCATTACCACGCTGCCCACCAATTCAATCCTTCTCGCATAAGATAACTTATTGGCTGCCGAACCCATAATCATGTTTTTTACCTTCTCAATAAGTGGCATGCAATGTACTACATGAATCTGCCTTCTTGTAAGCGAAATCCCCAAGTAACGAACTGAAAACGACCCTTCGGAGATGCCCATGATGTCTTGTATCCTTGCCTTTGTCTCGTCATTAACACCGCCATAGAACACTGcacttttttttctcattaatcAATAAACCTGTAACAtcagaaaataatttaagagcATCCTTTATAGTTTTAACGGTATCAACATCGGCGCGTGCAATAACAAATAGGTCGTCAACAAAACAAAAGTGAGTAATCTTCTCCTCCTCGCAGAAATGGTGGAAAGTGTAATGGCGGTTCTTTCGGAATGTCGTTAAGACATTCTCAAAGACCTCCATGATCAACACAAAGATAAAATAAGAGAGAGGGTCACCTTGCCTCACGCCACTTTCTCCTTTGAAGTAGCCACCGTGCGCTCCATTAACTCAGACAACGAAACGGGAGGTagaaacgcactgcataatccatTAAATGAAGATTCTAGGGAAGCCCTAGATGACATGAAAACCATTGATAGTTTCCCACTTGACGGAATCAAAAGCCTTGTGAATGTCAATTTTAAACGCGATCCGAGGTGAGATCCTCTTTTTCCTGTAACCCTTAAGAATATTCTGCATTAAGAGAATGTTATGCGATATAGACCTACCGGGTATGAATGCAGATTGTCCTAGACTAACAATGCTAGAAATCACTTTTTGAAACCGTTTTATAAGTATTTtcgaaatgattttataaacaaCGTTACATCATGAAATGGGTCGGAAGTCTTGTATTTTTTCAGGCACGAAACTTTTGGGAATGAGGTTTAAAACAGTTAGATTTCATTACTTGAGCATTTTACGATTCTTAAAAAACTCTAAAACCCCCTCCGTAATGTCATGGTCAACAATGTCCCAAATTACTTTGAAAAACTCTGTGTTAAACCCATCTGGACCGGAACTTTTGTTACCATTAATATCAGTCAGGGCCTTCCTAACCTCCTCTCTCGAGATAACCCTAATAAGATCACGACTATCATCAGCAGAAATCCTCTTGTCGACAATCTGATAGAGCGTATTAAGATGACTATGCTGCTGCCCAGCCTTAGCATAAGACCCCGATAATATTGGAGCCAAATCCTGAATCTAATCCTGGCCTTGCACAAAATCTCCATTGTCTTTCTTGAGCCTATGGACATTGTTTCTAAGGTTCCTAGAAGAGCATTTCCGATAAAAGAAGGTCGTGTTCTTATCCCCGAGAGAAATCTAATTCTGTCTCGATTTTTGTTTAGCGAAGCTTTCCTCCATTAAACTGAGCTTTCTAAAAGAATTAAGGGCAGACTTTTCTTCCTCCCGAAGATTATCATCAGCGTCATTTCCAAGGAACCGGGATTGAACCTCATCAAGATCCTCTCTAGAAGCCATTACCCTCTTAGAAATGTTGCTGAATTTTTTGCGATCAAACTTAACAGGCTGATTCTTAAGGAGCCTTAACTTTTCAGAAACCCGAAACATATTGGAGCCATCAACCTGCGTACTCCAAACCTCATTAATGATGCTTTTGAAGTTGCCATTatccatccaaaaattgaaGAACTTGAATGGGCATCTCATCTTCTTATCCTTCTCCCAAAAAAGCTTGATCGGACAATGGTTAAAGATTCCCGGGTTAAGGACATGGATATGACTCATCGGGTATTTGGCAGCCCAACTTAGTTTGTCAATCTTAAATTTAATCTTATCTGCCCATTTAATTATCTTaacattttctaatttattaatatttttaaatttaattttactatataatttgtacactcatatttttttaagatcaGGTAACATTGTTAATTtgacaatttattatataaatataatttcagtATTTATACATATTCGAGgtaaatactaaatttatccataagttttgtcatattgttaaatttattcACTATCTACAGATATGATGTGTTATCTCTcctgaaaaaaaaactattaaacaAGTCAGGCTACCTCTTTCTCCTGGAAAAAAAGGATGCATGCCATGCCAGGAAAACCCTAATGGTAACTTCTCTCTGAC is drawn from Impatiens glandulifera chromosome 3, dImpGla2.1, whole genome shotgun sequence and contains these coding sequences:
- the LOC124930337 gene encoding uncharacterized protein LOC124930337, which encodes MEVFENVLTTFRKNRHYTFHHFCEEEKITHFCFVDDLFVIARADVDTVKTIKDALKLFSDVTVFYGGVNDETKARIQDIMGISEGSFSVRYLGISLTRRQIHVVHCMPLIEKDEGGVGLKNCVEWNRAVTYKHLWALQSKQDSLWVKWVHSQFLKREMSIWTCKITDDIAWSLKKILKLKNNIGSIFDIRIGDGRGTLFWHDP